A DNA window from Porites lutea chromosome 6, jaPorLute2.1, whole genome shotgun sequence contains the following coding sequences:
- the LOC140942114 gene encoding adenosine receptor A3-like produces the protein MVLNNFTGGVSQKLTTELYCSGEFTGKVHSELIFISVLNIFLSITAFLGNTLILVALPKVSSLHLPSKVLFGSLATTDICVGVIVEPTSVVHWMYAVKQKWNICYYATAANFIISNTLCSVSLAISTAISVDRLLALSLGLRYRNFVTFRRTLVAVISIWVLSFLITAGNFWDLRIRLWFYHLGICVCLVTSVFAYTKIFLTLRRKQIKAKNQMSQTQPSQAIPLNIARYRKAVNSAMWVQVTLVVCYLPFAVVAALTPQRGMPLSIYLARQYTGTVVYLNSTLNPLLYCWRIREVKRGVKDTIRRFCSLKLSYALPQVEQ, from the coding sequence atggtgtTAAATAATTTTACTGGAGGAGTAAGCCAGAAATTAACAACTGAACTTTATTGCTCTGGAGAGTTCACTGGAAAAGTACACAGCGagttgatttttatttcagtgttaaatatttttctgtccATTACCGCGTTTCTGGGcaacactctgatcctagtaGCTCTGCCTAAGGTGTCTTCGCTTCATCTGCCTTccaaagttttgtttggtagcTTGGCGACAACTGATATCTGTGTTGGTGTCATTGTAGAGCCTACGAGCGTTGTCCATTGGATGTATGCGGTGAAGCAAAAATGGAATATTTGCTATTACGCGACTGCGGCAAATTTTATCATAAGCAACACTTTATGCTCAGTGTCTTTGGCAATATcaactgcaataagcgtggacagactccTGGCGCTGTCACTCGGGCTCAGATACAgaaattttgtaacatttaGGAGAACACTTGTAGCTGTAATCTCTATCTGGGTTTTGTCCTTTTTGATCACGGCAGGCAATTTTTGGGATCTTCGCATAAGGTTGTGGTTTTATCACCTAGGCATATGTGTGTGTCTAGTCACCTCAGTTTTCGCTTATACAAAAATTTTCCTTACTCTGCGGCGTAAACAGATTAAAGCTAAGAATCAGATGTCTCAAACACAACCGAGCCAAGCAATTCCACTaaacatagctcgatacagaaaggcagtcaACAGTGCGATGTGGGTACAGGtaacattggttgtttgttatctgccgtTTGCTGTAGTGGCAGCGTTAACACCTCAAAGAGGGATGCCTTTGTCAATTTATCTTGCCAGGCAGTATACAGGAACTGTAGTTTACTTAAACTCAACATTGAACCCGCTCCTGTACTGTTGGAGGATCAGAGAAGTAAAGAGAGGAGTAAAAGATACAATTAGGCGGTTCTGTAGTCTTAAACTGAGCTACGCATTACCGCAAGTTGAGCAATAG